The following proteins are encoded in a genomic region of Actinomycetota bacterium:
- the glgP gene encoding alpha-glucan family phosphorylase: MYLHHAPTTGAADLRGAAATLALRLPEPLRPLADLAYNLRWSWDPEGDAVFGAIAPRRWEEVGRNPVRFLVEVPPPLLDRAASDATLAERVESLAARVDADLTRPPAGGLDPQRPTAFLCAEYAVHDALPLYAGGLGVLAGDILKEASDLAMPMVAVGLLYRYGYFHQRLDRTGWQHEFWVRTDAPLTPAVPVTGSDGQPLEIQVPVRDRDVHARIWRVDVGRVPLYLLDTNLHANHPVDRWITARLYEGDPDLRLAQYTVLGVGGVRALRALGIDPGTVHMNEGHPALAALELIAGRIADGHDQTSAMERIRERCIFTTHTPVPAGNETYPTDRFLATVDGAPERAGLDRDSFLDLACVEPEGEPGMTPIALRLSRSTNAVSQRHGEVARQMWNPLYPGPVEDVPITHVTNGVHLPTWLSAPMRAVLDRHLGDDWTARAGDPETWAAVDDIPDTELWEARRTSRTALIEWVRERSIEDRLRRGEPLDYVDAAASRLDPDALTIGFARRVASYKRLYLLGSQPERVAKILDDPEPVQLFVAGKAHPKDDGAKSIVRSLFEMRSQTAVAERVSYLEDYDLHIGALLTSGCDVWLNVPRPPLEASGTSGMKVVLNGGLNLSVLDGWWAEGYDRTNGWAIEGDVATDVEHQDHEHGEALFNLLEKEVVPTFYDRDEDGIPRAWIAIVKNSLRTLGWRFTATRMMREYRDRIYRPA, from the coding sequence GTGTACCTGCACCACGCCCCGACCACCGGCGCCGCCGATCTGCGTGGCGCAGCCGCCACGCTCGCGCTGAGGCTCCCCGAGCCGCTGCGGCCCCTGGCTGACCTCGCCTACAACCTGCGCTGGTCCTGGGACCCGGAGGGCGACGCGGTGTTCGGAGCCATCGCCCCGCGCCGGTGGGAGGAGGTCGGGCGTAACCCGGTGCGCTTCCTCGTCGAGGTCCCTCCACCGCTGCTCGATCGTGCCGCCTCCGATGCGACGCTCGCCGAGCGGGTCGAGTCCCTCGCCGCCCGTGTCGACGCGGACCTGACCCGCCCTCCCGCCGGGGGCCTGGACCCGCAGCGACCGACCGCCTTCCTCTGCGCGGAGTACGCCGTACACGACGCACTGCCGCTGTACGCAGGCGGCCTCGGCGTCCTCGCCGGTGACATCCTGAAGGAGGCCAGCGACCTCGCGATGCCGATGGTCGCCGTGGGCCTGCTGTACCGCTACGGCTACTTCCACCAGCGGCTCGACCGCACCGGGTGGCAACACGAGTTCTGGGTCCGGACCGACGCCCCGCTCACCCCCGCCGTGCCGGTCACCGGCAGCGACGGCCAGCCACTCGAGATCCAGGTCCCGGTCCGCGACCGCGACGTGCACGCACGGATCTGGCGCGTCGACGTGGGCCGGGTCCCGCTCTACCTGCTCGACACGAACCTCCACGCCAACCACCCGGTCGACCGCTGGATCACCGCGCGGCTCTACGAGGGCGATCCCGACCTACGCCTGGCCCAGTACACGGTCCTGGGGGTCGGCGGCGTCCGCGCGTTGCGCGCCCTCGGCATCGACCCGGGCACGGTCCACATGAACGAGGGCCACCCCGCCCTCGCCGCGCTCGAGCTCATCGCGGGGCGCATCGCGGACGGCCACGACCAGACGTCCGCCATGGAGCGCATCCGCGAGCGCTGCATCTTCACGACCCATACCCCCGTCCCGGCAGGCAACGAGACCTACCCCACCGATCGCTTCCTCGCGACCGTCGACGGCGCGCCGGAGCGAGCCGGTCTCGATCGTGACAGCTTCCTCGACCTCGCATGCGTCGAACCCGAGGGCGAACCGGGCATGACGCCGATCGCGCTGCGGCTCTCACGCAGCACGAACGCGGTCAGCCAGCGGCACGGCGAGGTGGCGCGGCAGATGTGGAACCCGCTGTACCCGGGACCGGTCGAGGACGTTCCCATCACCCACGTCACCAACGGGGTGCACCTGCCCACGTGGCTGTCCGCCCCCATGCGAGCGGTGCTCGACCGCCACCTCGGAGACGACTGGACCGCACGGGCGGGCGACCCCGAGACCTGGGCAGCCGTCGACGACATCCCCGACACAGAGCTATGGGAGGCACGACGTACCTCCCGCACAGCCCTGATCGAGTGGGTCCGTGAGCGCAGTATCGAGGACCGCCTCCGTCGGGGCGAGCCGCTCGACTACGTCGACGCGGCGGCGAGCCGGCTCGACCCCGACGCGCTGACGATCGGCTTCGCGCGACGCGTCGCCTCGTACAAGCGGCTGTACCTGCTGGGATCGCAACCAGAGCGCGTCGCGAAGATCCTCGACGACCCCGAGCCCGTGCAGCTGTTCGTGGCCGGCAAGGCGCATCCCAAGGACGACGGTGCCAAGAGCATCGTCCGATCGCTGTTCGAGATGCGCAGCCAGACCGCCGTCGCCGAGCGGGTCAGCTACCTCGAGGACTACGACCTGCACATCGGGGCGCTGCTCACCTCCGGATGCGACGTGTGGCTGAACGTGCCGCGGCCACCGCTCGAGGCCAGCGGCACCAGCGGGATGAAGGTCGTGCTCAACGGTGGCCTGAACCTGAGCGTCCTCGACGGGTGGTGGGCCGAGGGCTACGACAGGACCAACGGGTGGGCGATCGAGGGTGACGTCGCGACCGACGTCGAACACCAGGACCACGAGCACGGCGAGGCGCTGTTCAACCTCCTCGAGAAGGAGGTCGTCCCGACCTTCTACGACCGTGACGAGGACGGTATCCCCCGTGCCTGGATCGCGATCGTGAAGAACTCACTGCGCACGTTGGGCTGGCGCTTCACGGCCACGCGGATGATGCGCGAGTACCGCGACCGGATCTACCGCCCCGCCTGA
- the glgX gene encoding glycogen debranching protein GlgX: MSRFEVWPGDSYPLGATYDGVGTNFSVFSEAAERVELCLFDGLSREIRFELPEVTGFVWHGYLPHVSPGQRYGFRVHGPYDPNTGDRCNPKKLLLDPYARAIDEELYWDEAVFGYAAGDLNGPPDDRDSAPFVPKGVVVNPWFDWGEDRRPNTPWHDTVIYEAHVKGLTARQPELPPDLRGTYGGIAHPAVIEHLIELGVTAVELLPVHAFVSEQHLVARGLTNYWGYNSIAYFAPHNDYASAHHLGAAVGEFKRMVRDLHAAGIEVILDVVYNHTAEGDHTGPTLSLRGLDNRAYYRLDHHKPRRYIDYTGCGNSLDMRHPHVLQLIMDSLRYWVQEMHVDGFRFDLAASLARELHDVDRLSTFFEVIQQDPVISRVKLIAEPWDIGEGGYQVGNFPPRWSEWNGKYRDTIRDYWRGTDETLPEFAMRLTGSSDLYASSTRYPSASINFVTCHDGFTLRDLVSYEDKHNEANGESNADGSDDNRSWNCGVEGPTDDPDVLELRARQQRNLLTTLLLSQGVPMLLGGDELGRSQGGNNNAYCQDNEISWCDWNEIDEPLLAFTRELLRIRREHPTFRRRGWFEGRPLHGEEVEDIAWFTPEGEQMSDDDWNHARARSMQVFLSGESMARPDRRGQRITDDSFLILFNAHPEAVTFTIPDGTWAKSWELMLDTSAALPPGDEPGREAVPGGTERVVPAHCTLLFRRR, encoded by the coding sequence GTGAGCAGGTTCGAGGTGTGGCCGGGCGACTCCTACCCCCTCGGCGCCACCTACGACGGCGTGGGCACCAACTTCAGCGTCTTCTCCGAGGCTGCTGAACGGGTCGAGCTGTGCCTCTTCGACGGCCTCAGCCGCGAGATCCGCTTCGAGCTGCCCGAGGTCACCGGGTTCGTGTGGCACGGCTACCTCCCGCACGTGTCCCCCGGGCAGCGCTACGGGTTCCGCGTCCACGGCCCCTACGATCCCAACACGGGCGACCGCTGCAACCCGAAGAAGCTGCTCCTCGATCCGTACGCCCGAGCGATCGACGAGGAGCTGTACTGGGACGAGGCGGTCTTCGGGTACGCGGCCGGCGACCTCAACGGCCCACCCGACGATCGCGACAGCGCCCCGTTCGTGCCCAAGGGGGTGGTCGTCAACCCGTGGTTCGACTGGGGCGAGGACCGTCGACCCAACACGCCGTGGCACGACACGGTGATCTACGAGGCCCACGTCAAGGGCCTGACCGCGCGCCAGCCCGAGCTCCCGCCCGACCTGCGCGGGACGTACGGCGGCATCGCCCACCCGGCGGTCATCGAGCACCTCATCGAGCTCGGGGTCACGGCCGTCGAGCTGCTCCCCGTGCACGCGTTCGTGAGCGAGCAGCACCTCGTCGCGCGTGGCTTGACCAACTACTGGGGCTACAACTCGATCGCGTACTTCGCCCCGCACAACGACTACGCGAGCGCCCATCACCTCGGAGCGGCGGTGGGCGAGTTCAAACGCATGGTCCGTGACCTGCATGCAGCCGGCATCGAGGTCATCCTCGACGTGGTCTACAACCACACCGCCGAGGGCGATCACACCGGTCCGACGCTGTCGCTGCGCGGGCTGGACAACCGGGCGTACTACCGGCTCGACCACCACAAGCCTCGGCGCTACATCGACTACACGGGCTGCGGCAACAGCCTCGACATGCGCCACCCGCACGTGCTGCAGCTGATCATGGACTCGCTGCGCTACTGGGTCCAGGAGATGCACGTCGATGGCTTCCGTTTCGACCTCGCCGCCTCGCTCGCACGGGAGCTGCACGACGTCGATCGGCTGTCGACCTTCTTCGAGGTCATCCAGCAGGACCCCGTCATCAGCCGAGTGAAGCTGATCGCCGAGCCGTGGGACATCGGTGAGGGCGGCTACCAGGTGGGCAACTTCCCCCCGCGGTGGTCGGAGTGGAACGGCAAGTACCGCGACACGATCCGCGACTACTGGCGCGGGACCGACGAGACGCTGCCGGAGTTCGCGATGCGGCTCACCGGCAGCTCGGACCTGTACGCCTCGTCGACCCGCTACCCGTCCGCCAGCATCAACTTCGTGACGTGCCACGACGGCTTCACCCTCCGCGACCTCGTCTCCTACGAGGACAAGCACAACGAGGCCAACGGCGAGAGCAACGCCGACGGGAGCGACGACAACCGTTCGTGGAACTGCGGCGTCGAGGGACCGACCGACGACCCGGACGTGCTCGAGCTCCGGGCGCGACAGCAGCGCAACCTGCTGACGACGCTGCTGCTGTCGCAGGGTGTGCCGATGCTGCTCGGGGGCGATGAGCTGGGTCGCAGCCAGGGCGGCAACAACAACGCCTACTGCCAGGACAACGAGATCTCGTGGTGCGACTGGAACGAGATCGACGAGCCCTTGCTCGCCTTCACGCGGGAGCTGCTGCGGATCCGCCGTGAGCACCCCACGTTCCGTCGGCGGGGCTGGTTCGAGGGCCGTCCCCTGCACGGTGAGGAGGTCGAGGACATCGCCTGGTTCACTCCCGAAGGTGAGCAGATGTCCGACGACGACTGGAACCACGCGCGGGCGCGCTCGATGCAGGTGTTCCTGTCGGGCGAGTCCATGGCCCGGCCCGACCGCCGCGGACAGCGGATCACCGACGACAGCTTCCTGATCCTGTTCAACGCTCACCCTGAAGCGGTGACGTTCACGATCCCCGACGGGACCTGGGCCAAGAGCTGGGAGCTCATGCTCGATACGAGCGCGGCGCTCCCTCCCGGTGACGAACCTGGCCGGGAGGCCGTCCCGGGTGGGACGGAGCGGGTGGTACCTGCACACTGCACGCTGCTGTTCCGCCGTCGCTGA
- the treZ gene encoding malto-oligosyltrehalose trehalohydrolase, with protein MTSFRVWAPEATTVAVDSDGGVHPLEPGPGGWWSADLDVGGGTDYRYVIDGEALPDPRTPWQPDGVHGPSRTVDHDTYPWGASEWRGFHLPSAVLYELHVGTFTSEGTFDAAVDRLDHLVELGIDAVEVMPVNAFPGRHGWGYDGVGWFAVHDAYGGPEGLKRFVDACHARGIGVILDVVYNHLGPDGAYLDRFGPYFTDRYSTPWGPAVNLDGPGSDEVRRYIVDNALQWLADYRFDGLRLDAVHALVDTSAIHVLEQLAVEVSELAAHVGRPLWLIAESDLNDPRLVRPREAGGYGLGAMWSDDLHHALHVALTGERSGYYVDFDDLSDVAYALRHGFVYDGRHSVYRQRVHGRPADDVPGSRFVGYLQNHDQIGNRARGERVTDLVSPERAAAGAALILTAPIVPLLFQGEEWAASTPFPYFTDHHDPELIEAVRRGRREEFAAFGWAPDEVADPQDPATVVSAMLRWDERDAEPHAGMLGWYRRLIALRRRIPELTDGRRDRVRTRTGADWIAVERGRVTVVVNLGRVPLDPPLGDRPAHLLLSSQPVSADAPIPPDTAAVFGDHEVAAATADLRPASMGATS; from the coding sequence GTGACCAGCTTCCGCGTGTGGGCGCCCGAGGCGACCACCGTGGCCGTGGACAGCGACGGAGGCGTCCACCCACTCGAACCCGGCCCGGGGGGCTGGTGGTCCGCCGACCTCGATGTGGGAGGCGGCACCGACTACCGCTACGTGATCGACGGCGAGGCCCTCCCGGACCCGCGCACCCCGTGGCAACCCGACGGCGTCCACGGCCCCTCCCGGACGGTCGATCACGACACGTACCCGTGGGGTGCGAGCGAATGGCGCGGGTTCCACCTGCCGTCCGCGGTCCTCTACGAGCTGCACGTGGGCACCTTCACCAGCGAAGGGACCTTCGACGCGGCGGTCGATCGGCTCGACCACCTGGTCGAGCTCGGCATCGATGCGGTCGAGGTGATGCCCGTCAACGCCTTCCCGGGACGTCACGGCTGGGGGTACGACGGCGTCGGCTGGTTCGCCGTTCACGACGCCTACGGCGGCCCTGAGGGGTTGAAGCGGTTCGTCGACGCGTGCCACGCCCGCGGCATCGGCGTCATCCTCGACGTCGTCTACAACCACCTCGGTCCCGACGGGGCCTACCTCGATCGCTTCGGTCCCTACTTCACCGACCGCTACAGCACACCGTGGGGCCCCGCCGTCAACCTCGACGGTCCGGGCAGTGACGAGGTGCGTCGCTACATCGTCGACAACGCGCTGCAGTGGCTCGCCGACTACCGGTTCGACGGGCTCCGGCTCGACGCCGTCCACGCGCTGGTGGACACCTCGGCGATCCACGTGCTCGAGCAGCTCGCGGTCGAGGTCTCCGAGCTCGCGGCGCACGTCGGGAGGCCACTGTGGCTCATCGCCGAGAGCGACCTGAACGACCCGCGCCTCGTGCGACCTCGCGAGGCCGGCGGCTACGGCCTCGGGGCGATGTGGAGCGACGACCTCCACCATGCCCTCCACGTCGCGCTGACCGGTGAACGGTCGGGCTACTACGTCGACTTCGACGATCTCAGCGACGTCGCGTACGCGCTCCGCCACGGCTTCGTCTACGACGGCCGCCACTCGGTCTACCGTCAGCGCGTCCACGGCCGCCCCGCCGACGACGTACCGGGATCGCGGTTCGTGGGCTACCTGCAGAACCACGACCAGATCGGCAACCGCGCCCGGGGCGAGCGTGTCACCGACCTCGTGTCGCCGGAGCGTGCGGCAGCCGGGGCCGCGCTGATCCTGACCGCCCCGATCGTGCCGCTGCTGTTCCAAGGCGAGGAGTGGGCCGCGTCCACGCCCTTCCCGTACTTCACCGACCACCACGACCCGGAGCTGATCGAGGCCGTCAGGCGCGGACGTCGCGAGGAGTTCGCGGCGTTCGGGTGGGCTCCGGACGAGGTGGCCGATCCGCAGGATCCGGCGACGGTCGTCTCCGCCATGCTGCGGTGGGACGAACGCGACGCGGAGCCCCACGCCGGCATGCTGGGCTGGTACCGCCGACTCATCGCGCTGCGTCGCCGCATCCCCGAACTCACCGACGGTCGCCGTGACCGAGTGCGGACCCGGACCGGCGCCGACTGGATCGCGGTCGAGCGGGGCCGCGTCACGGTGGTCGTCAACCTCGGCCGCGTCCCGCTCGACCCGCCGCTGGGCGACCGCCCCGCCCACCTGCTGCTGTCGTCGCAGCCGGTGTCGGCGGACGCACCGATCCCCCCGGACACCGCCGCGGTGTTCGGTGACCACGAAGTCGCCGCCGCGACCGCCGATCTGCGTCCCGCCAGCATGGGTGCGACGTCGTGA
- the malQ gene encoding 4-alpha-glucanotransferase, which translates to MIHDGWGVVAGYEDAHGRWTEVPESSRRSLIEAMGGEPEEAPPDPWDVWVVRHGAPEPLMGPVVLVLEDGTERHAEGLLPDDLPLGYHDLHPVRDGAVREDESTRLIVTPGGCYLPDDLHAWGVALQVYALRSASSWGVGDLADLATFGSWAAGLGADVALINPIDAPRPAERLDPSPYFPGTRRFRDPLYLRIEELEGVELLGDHLGALARAGRSLNGRRDIDRDAVLRLKGAALEALWARAGRRTFADEVEAFAAEVGPALDRFATYNALVERFGDDWHAWPGGYGVPDSPEVKAFAAEHADRVAFHRWVQWQLDRQLARAGASIGLMRDLPVGFDPGGFDAWDLGDSLAVGASVGAPPDELGPHGQDWQLPPFIPWRLRATRYQPWIETLRGALRHATALRIDHVLGLFRQFWIPPGATPAEGAYVRFPTREVLGVLALESHRAQAYIVGEDLGTVEAGVRDELATRRMLRYQVLWLDEDHPDHWAPDSLGALTTHDLPTLVGVWTGAESAAQRELGREPDEDFLARVRSRLADRAGLGPDAPLDEAILAAHRLLGGARSRVVVTQVEDLLGVTDRPNIPGTSLPRNWTLALPEPLEAITEDPAVTHRLSALGDARGGATPP; encoded by the coding sequence GTGATCCACGACGGGTGGGGTGTCGTGGCGGGGTACGAGGACGCGCACGGTCGCTGGACCGAGGTGCCAGAGTCGTCGCGCCGGTCGCTGATCGAGGCGATGGGTGGCGAGCCCGAGGAGGCGCCGCCGGACCCCTGGGACGTCTGGGTCGTGCGCCACGGAGCACCCGAGCCGCTGATGGGGCCGGTGGTGCTCGTGCTCGAGGACGGCACCGAGCGCCACGCGGAGGGGCTGCTGCCCGACGACCTCCCGCTGGGCTACCACGACCTGCACCCGGTCCGCGACGGGGCCGTCCGCGAGGACGAGTCGACCCGGCTGATCGTCACGCCCGGTGGCTGCTACCTCCCCGACGATCTGCATGCCTGGGGCGTCGCGCTGCAGGTGTACGCGCTGCGGTCGGCGTCGAGCTGGGGGGTCGGCGATCTCGCCGACCTCGCGACATTCGGGTCCTGGGCGGCCGGTCTGGGTGCCGATGTCGCCCTCATCAACCCGATCGACGCGCCCCGCCCCGCCGAGCGCCTCGATCCCAGTCCCTACTTCCCCGGGACGCGCCGCTTCCGCGATCCGCTGTACCTGCGCATCGAAGAGCTGGAGGGGGTGGAGCTGCTCGGCGACCACCTCGGGGCGCTCGCGCGCGCCGGACGGAGCCTCAACGGTCGGCGCGACATCGACCGTGACGCGGTGCTGCGCCTCAAGGGCGCCGCGCTCGAGGCGCTGTGGGCGCGGGCGGGGCGCCGGACGTTCGCGGACGAGGTCGAGGCGTTCGCCGCCGAGGTGGGGCCGGCGCTCGATCGCTTCGCGACCTACAACGCGCTCGTCGAGCGGTTCGGGGACGACTGGCACGCCTGGCCCGGCGGGTACGGCGTCCCCGACTCTCCCGAGGTGAAGGCGTTCGCTGCCGAGCACGCCGACCGGGTCGCGTTCCACCGCTGGGTGCAGTGGCAGCTCGACCGCCAGCTGGCCCGAGCCGGGGCGTCGATCGGACTGATGCGCGACCTCCCGGTCGGGTTCGACCCCGGAGGGTTCGACGCCTGGGATCTGGGCGACTCCCTGGCCGTGGGGGCCAGTGTCGGCGCCCCGCCCGACGAGCTGGGTCCGCACGGCCAGGACTGGCAGCTGCCGCCGTTCATCCCCTGGCGGCTGCGGGCCACCCGGTACCAGCCGTGGATCGAGACGCTGCGGGGCGCGTTGCGGCACGCGACCGCGCTGCGCATCGACCACGTCCTGGGGTTGTTCCGCCAGTTCTGGATCCCACCGGGCGCGACCCCGGCCGAGGGTGCGTACGTGCGCTTCCCGACCCGCGAGGTCCTCGGCGTCCTCGCGCTCGAGAGCCACCGCGCGCAGGCCTACATCGTCGGGGAGGACCTCGGGACGGTCGAGGCAGGCGTCCGCGACGAGCTCGCCACGCGCCGGATGCTGCGCTACCAGGTGCTGTGGCTCGACGAGGACCATCCCGACCACTGGGCGCCCGACTCGCTCGGGGCGCTGACGACCCACGACCTGCCCACTCTGGTCGGGGTCTGGACCGGCGCCGAGTCGGCAGCCCAGCGTGAGTTGGGTCGCGAGCCGGACGAGGACTTCCTCGCCCGAGTACGCAGCCGCCTGGCCGACCGCGCCGGCCTCGGCCCCGACGCCCCGCTCGACGAGGCGATCCTCGCCGCCCACCGCCTGCTCGGCGGGGCGCGATCGCGGGTCGTCGTCACCCAGGTCGAGGACCTGCTCGGCGTCACCGACCGCCCCAACATCCCCGGCACCAGCCTGCCCCGCAACTGGACCCTCGCCCTCCCCGAACCGCTCGAGGCCATCACCGAGGACCCCGCCGTCACCCACCGCCTGTCGGCCCTGGGCGATGCGCGGGGCGGGGCTACCCCCCCGTGA